The Cylindrospermum stagnale PCC 7417 genome segment GACAAAATTAACTCCTTTGACAACCCTGCCCGCCTTGACATCCAAGCACGGTAAGATTCTTTTAGATAACATAATAAATTTTGCACTCCTGGTAATTGTCTGGAATTTAAATTCTAAATTGCCTGGCGTGTTTCCAGCCGAAAATTTTCTCATCCTTGCTTATTCTCGTGATTGCGGCGTAAATGGGGATTCTTTACTGGGGACTGGGGAAAAATTTTCCAATACCCAAACCCCAATATCCAAACCCCAACACCCAAACCCCAAACCCCAAACCCCAATAGCTGAGTTATGGCGATCATCTCCTCGAAAAAACAGCCTCCAGAACCCGACGACAGACAACCAAAGCAGCGACGTGCTGCGGTGACAGCAGCACCCCAGGAAGATATGCTGCGGCCCGAAGCTAAAGAAGATGAACAAGGTAAGCAGGAAGAGAGTATTCGTCCCCAGCGATTTGCCGATTACATTGGCCAAAAAGACTTAAAGGATGTGCTAGATATTGCCATCAAAGCGGCTAAGTCTAGGAGTGAAGTACTGGATCATTTGCTGTTGTATGGCCCGCCAGGGTTGGGTAAAACCACAATGGCGATGATTTTAGCCTCGGAGATGGGGGTAAATTACAAAATAACTAGTGCGCCAGCCCTAGAACGTCCACGGGATATAGTCGGGCTATTGGTAAACCTCAAAGCTGGAGATATTTTATTTGTTGATGAAATTCATCGCCTCTCGCGAATGACTGAAGAAATTCTCTATCCAGCGATGGAGGATTACCGCTTAGACATTACTGTCGGCAAGGGTTCCAGTGCTCGGATCAGAAGTATACCCTTGGTCAAGTTTACCTTAGTGGGTGCCACAACTCGTGCAGGTGCCCTGA includes the following:
- the ruvB gene encoding Holliday junction branch migration DNA helicase RuvB — encoded protein: MAIISSKKQPPEPDDRQPKQRRAAVTAAPQEDMLRPEAKEDEQGKQEESIRPQRFADYIGQKDLKDVLDIAIKAAKSRSEVLDHLLLYGPPGLGKTTMAMILASEMGVNYKITSAPALERPRDIVGLLVNLKAGDILFVDEIHRLSRMTEEILYPAMEDYRLDITVGKGSSARIRSIPLVKFTLVGATTRAGALSSPLRDRFGLIQKLRFYEVDELSQIVLRSAQLLQTPVSKDGAAEIARRARGTPRIANRLLKRVRDYAEVKSLGEITEIVAAEALQLFQVDPCGLDWTDRRMLSVMIEQFNGGPVGLETIAAATGEDTQTIEEVYEPYLMQIGYLNRTHRGRLATTAAYKHLGFKPPNEQLSLL